A single genomic interval of Microbacterium sp. LWO14-1.2 harbors:
- a CDS encoding GNAT family N-acetyltransferase: MGVTIHRVDWEHADAVRLRAAQRRELDERYGSDDHEPGIIPSADDVPVFLLARDSAGEAIVCGGLRPLDEPGLGDAVAEIKRMYAAPEARGTGAAASLLRGLEDEARSLGIRRLVLETGEAQPDAVRFYTREGYTAIPLYGHYVGSGLSLCFAKDLTP; encoded by the coding sequence ATGGGCGTGACCATCCACCGTGTCGACTGGGAGCACGCGGATGCCGTGCGGCTGCGCGCTGCACAGCGTCGGGAGCTCGACGAGCGGTACGGGAGCGACGATCACGAGCCCGGCATCATCCCCTCCGCGGACGACGTCCCGGTGTTCCTCCTCGCGCGGGACTCCGCGGGGGAGGCGATCGTCTGCGGCGGCCTCCGCCCCCTCGACGAACCCGGGCTCGGAGACGCGGTCGCCGAGATCAAGCGCATGTACGCGGCGCCGGAGGCGCGGGGCACCGGTGCTGCCGCATCCCTGCTGCGCGGTCTGGAGGACGAGGCGCGCAGCCTCGGCATCCGTCGTCTCGTGCTCGAGACGGGTGAAGCGCAACCCGATGCCGTGCGGTTCTACACGCGCGAGGGATACACGGCGATTCCGCTGTACGGGCACTATGTCGGCAGTGGCCTGTCGCTCTGCTTCGCGAAGGACCTCACGCCCTGA